In Antechinus flavipes isolate AdamAnt ecotype Samford, QLD, Australia chromosome 3, AdamAnt_v2, whole genome shotgun sequence, a genomic segment contains:
- the IZUMO2 gene encoding izumo sperm-egg fusion protein 2 isoform X4: MARGLLQLLMGLSFGLGLAPRAYACLQCEAPFRHALAKARMRLMAQNFRNERLRARAQALLLGMEGEFFANYATRAYMGRVGLGQLSPVVALAQKKIQEIQETYLTDGPLLDQLVRVRGELMKSLKRALKEHQQKACDPNACHHLGNQVLDCLHCNRIYARCLNPTICFADRQPRLALRYELQGIPVRDRIRKARIIVVCLGLITFGVLAVTRIEASRVQGFFFFI, translated from the exons ATGGCCCGCGGGCTTCTTCAGCTCCTCATGGGTCTGAGCTTTGGGCTGGGTCTGGCGCCCCGCGCTTATGCCTGCCTGCAGTGTGAGGCCCCTTTTCGACACGCCCTGGCCAAGGCCCGAATGCGCCTCATGGCCCAGAACTTCCGCAATGAGCGGCTGCGGGCCCGGGCTCAGGCCCTGCTGCTGGGCATGGAAGGAGAATTCTTTGCCAACTACGCCACCCGTGCTTATATGGGGAGAGTGG GACTTGGCCAGCTCTCCCCAGTGGTGGCTCTAGCCCAGAAGAAGATCCAGGAAATCCAGGAGACCTACCTGACAG ATGGGCCACTGCTGGACCAGCTGGTGAGAGTCCGGGGGGAGCTGATGAAGTCGCTGAAGAGGGCTCTGAAAGAGCATCAGCAAAAAG CCTGCGACCCCAACGCTTGCC ACCATCTGGGCAACCAGGTCCTTGATTGTCTGCACTGTAACCGCATCTACGCCCGATGTCTGAATCCGACCATATGCTTCG CGGACCGACAGCCGCGTCTTGCCCTTCGCTACGAACTCCAGGGAATCCCAGTGAGGGACCGGATCCGGAAAGCCAGGATCATCGTGGTGTGCCTGGGACTCATCACTTTCGGGGTCCTCGCAGTCAC GAGAATAGAAGCATCTCGAGTGCAAggattcttctttttcatctag
- the IZUMO2 gene encoding izumo sperm-egg fusion protein 2 isoform X3, whose translation MARGLLQLLMGLSFGLGLAPRAYACLQCEAPFRHALAKARMRLMAQNFRNERLRARAQALLLGMEGEFFANYATRAYMGRVGLGQLSPVVALAQKKIQEIQETYLTDGPLLDQLVRVRGELMKSLKRALKEHQQKACDPNACHHLGNQVLDCLHCNRIYARCLNPTICFADRQPRLALRYELQGIPVRDRIRKARIIVVCLGLITFGVLAVTAYTYRSNRRLLRGYRHLEQAASE comes from the exons ATGGCCCGCGGGCTTCTTCAGCTCCTCATGGGTCTGAGCTTTGGGCTGGGTCTGGCGCCCCGCGCTTATGCCTGCCTGCAGTGTGAGGCCCCTTTTCGACACGCCCTGGCCAAGGCCCGAATGCGCCTCATGGCCCAGAACTTCCGCAATGAGCGGCTGCGGGCCCGGGCTCAGGCCCTGCTGCTGGGCATGGAAGGAGAATTCTTTGCCAACTACGCCACCCGTGCTTATATGGGGAGAGTGG GACTTGGCCAGCTCTCCCCAGTGGTGGCTCTAGCCCAGAAGAAGATCCAGGAAATCCAGGAGACCTACCTGACAG ATGGGCCACTGCTGGACCAGCTGGTGAGAGTCCGGGGGGAGCTGATGAAGTCGCTGAAGAGGGCTCTGAAAGAGCATCAGCAAAAAG CCTGCGACCCCAACGCTTGCC ACCATCTGGGCAACCAGGTCCTTGATTGTCTGCACTGTAACCGCATCTACGCCCGATGTCTGAATCCGACCATATGCTTCG CGGACCGACAGCCGCGTCTTGCCCTTCGCTACGAACTCCAGGGAATCCCAGTGAGGGACCGGATCCGGAAAGCCAGGATCATCGTGGTGTGCCTGGGACTCATCACTTTCGGGGTCCTCGCAGTCAC
- the IZUMO2 gene encoding izumo sperm-egg fusion protein 2 isoform X5, producing MARGLLQLLMGLSFGLGLAPRAYACLQCEAPFRHALAKARMRLMAQNFRNERLRARAQALLLGMEGEFFANYATRAYMGRVGLGQLSPVVALAQKKIQEIQETYLTDGPLLDQLVRVRGELMKSLKRALKEHQQKACDPNACHHLGNQVLDCLHCNRIYARCLNPTICFADRQPRLALRYELQGIPVRDRIRKARIIVVCLGLITFGVLAVTSGFPHLS from the exons ATGGCCCGCGGGCTTCTTCAGCTCCTCATGGGTCTGAGCTTTGGGCTGGGTCTGGCGCCCCGCGCTTATGCCTGCCTGCAGTGTGAGGCCCCTTTTCGACACGCCCTGGCCAAGGCCCGAATGCGCCTCATGGCCCAGAACTTCCGCAATGAGCGGCTGCGGGCCCGGGCTCAGGCCCTGCTGCTGGGCATGGAAGGAGAATTCTTTGCCAACTACGCCACCCGTGCTTATATGGGGAGAGTGG GACTTGGCCAGCTCTCCCCAGTGGTGGCTCTAGCCCAGAAGAAGATCCAGGAAATCCAGGAGACCTACCTGACAG ATGGGCCACTGCTGGACCAGCTGGTGAGAGTCCGGGGGGAGCTGATGAAGTCGCTGAAGAGGGCTCTGAAAGAGCATCAGCAAAAAG CCTGCGACCCCAACGCTTGCC ACCATCTGGGCAACCAGGTCCTTGATTGTCTGCACTGTAACCGCATCTACGCCCGATGTCTGAATCCGACCATATGCTTCG CGGACCGACAGCCGCGTCTTGCCCTTCGCTACGAACTCCAGGGAATCCCAGTGAGGGACCGGATCCGGAAAGCCAGGATCATCGTGGTGTGCCTGGGACTCATCACTTTCGGGGTCCTCGCAGTCAC
- the IZUMO2 gene encoding izumo sperm-egg fusion protein 2 isoform X6, with the protein MARGLLQLLMGLSFGLGLAPRAYACLQCEAPFRHALAKARMRLMAQNFRNERLRARAQALLLGMEGEFFANYATRAYMGRVGLGQLSPVVALAQKKIQEIQETYLTDGPLLDQLVRVRGELMKSLKRALKEHQQKACDPNACHHLGNQVLDCLHCNRIYARCLNPTICFADRQPRLALRYELQGIPVRDRIRKARIIVVCLGLITFGVLAVTFL; encoded by the exons ATGGCCCGCGGGCTTCTTCAGCTCCTCATGGGTCTGAGCTTTGGGCTGGGTCTGGCGCCCCGCGCTTATGCCTGCCTGCAGTGTGAGGCCCCTTTTCGACACGCCCTGGCCAAGGCCCGAATGCGCCTCATGGCCCAGAACTTCCGCAATGAGCGGCTGCGGGCCCGGGCTCAGGCCCTGCTGCTGGGCATGGAAGGAGAATTCTTTGCCAACTACGCCACCCGTGCTTATATGGGGAGAGTGG GACTTGGCCAGCTCTCCCCAGTGGTGGCTCTAGCCCAGAAGAAGATCCAGGAAATCCAGGAGACCTACCTGACAG ATGGGCCACTGCTGGACCAGCTGGTGAGAGTCCGGGGGGAGCTGATGAAGTCGCTGAAGAGGGCTCTGAAAGAGCATCAGCAAAAAG CCTGCGACCCCAACGCTTGCC ACCATCTGGGCAACCAGGTCCTTGATTGTCTGCACTGTAACCGCATCTACGCCCGATGTCTGAATCCGACCATATGCTTCG CGGACCGACAGCCGCGTCTTGCCCTTCGCTACGAACTCCAGGGAATCCCAGTGAGGGACCGGATCCGGAAAGCCAGGATCATCGTGGTGTGCCTGGGACTCATCACTTTCGGGGTCCTCGCAGTCAC GTTCCTCTAA